Proteins from a single region of Thermofilaceae archaeon:
- a CDS encoding 50S ribosomal protein L37ae, which yields MGRTKVVGSAGRFGARYGSTLRHKVAAIEAKMRGPHRCPRCFTRGRLRRVSVGIWSCRKCGYTFAGGAYVPRTELGRTFTSEELKSIKRMVRR from the coding sequence ATGGGACGAACAAAGGTTGTAGGCTCTGCTGGGCGCTTCGGAGCAAGGTATGGTTCCACACTCAGGCATAAGGTAGCGGCTATTGAGGCCAAGATGAGGGGTCCTCACAGGTGCCCCCGCTGCTTCACCCGCGGCCGACTCCGCAGGGTGAGCGTGGGTATATGGAGCTGCAGGAAATGCGGCTACACGTTTGCAGGTGGAGCTTACGTGCCACGCACAGAGCTCGGTAGGACTTTCACGAGTGAAGAGCTTAAAAGCATTAAGCGAATGGTAAGACGTTGA